One Natrinema longum genomic window carries:
- a CDS encoding DUF5793 family protein, whose protein sequence is MRREHFTLDVTNIDWVETGGQPEKPAVSIDFTGPATLLRERLTGPDGTVLEASETDTALRLQGPLGDDTTGVVSVTNRVTGEFILELNEDAADVLQFIRAARGYGEDAADEGRYEVEITLDGDPFVSYDKRTFLVYDEEGSLLRQHSLIPSGVEL, encoded by the coding sequence ATGAGGCGCGAGCACTTCACGTTAGACGTTACCAATATCGACTGGGTCGAAACCGGCGGCCAACCGGAAAAGCCCGCGGTATCGATCGATTTTACCGGCCCGGCGACGCTGCTCCGCGAGCGCCTTACTGGTCCCGACGGAACCGTTCTCGAGGCGAGCGAAACGGACACGGCCCTTCGCCTGCAGGGACCGCTCGGGGACGACACCACGGGGGTAGTGAGCGTCACCAACCGCGTCACCGGCGAGTTCATCCTCGAACTCAACGAGGACGCCGCCGACGTCCTCCAGTTCATTCGTGCGGCACGGGGGTACGGTGAGGATGCCGCCGACGAGGGTCGCTACGAGGTCGAGATCACGCTCGATGGCGACCCGTTCGTTAGCTACGACAAACGAACGTTTCTCGTCTACGACGAAGAGGGCAGTTTGCTCCGCCAGCACAGCCTGATTCCAAGCGGCGTCGAACTGTAG
- a CDS encoding DUF998 domain-containing protein — translation MAGRKRIATYCGLAGAILSLGAITLGTVVAPPETFTWQSRALSDMGRYGAPTFPLFNGGLILGGLVGLPFAWRLWIACRNSIERLGVVLLSIAVVGMIGVGIFFLEHTALYLETSLHGVAALSVFGVAPFASWVYGSGAALAGDGRLAVASVWFGNVHPLAWLGWLLSLGGDVDTGTWFAVPEFVAAVAFGGWIVVLAVTLRRRNDSEPDVPNR, via the coding sequence ATGGCTGGCAGGAAACGGATCGCGACGTACTGTGGTCTCGCGGGAGCGATCCTCTCGCTGGGGGCGATCACCCTCGGCACGGTCGTCGCCCCGCCCGAGACGTTCACCTGGCAGAGTCGGGCGCTCTCGGATATGGGTCGGTACGGCGCGCCGACGTTTCCGCTCTTCAACGGCGGGCTGATCCTGGGTGGGCTGGTCGGACTCCCCTTCGCCTGGCGGCTGTGGATCGCGTGTCGGAACTCCATCGAGCGCCTCGGCGTCGTCCTCCTCTCGATCGCGGTCGTAGGGATGATCGGCGTGGGAATCTTCTTCCTCGAGCATACGGCGCTCTACCTCGAGACGAGCCTGCACGGGGTCGCCGCGCTTTCGGTCTTCGGCGTCGCGCCGTTTGCGAGCTGGGTCTACGGGTCGGGCGCGGCGCTGGCAGGTGACGGCCGGCTCGCGGTCGCGTCGGTCTGGTTCGGAAACGTACACCCGCTCGCCTGGCTGGGCTGGCTGCTCTCGCTCGGTGGCGACGTCGATACCGGAACGTGGTTCGCCGTGCCCGAATTCGTCGCCGCCGTCGCCTTCGGCGGCTGGATCGTCGTGCTCGCGGTCACCCTGCGCCGTCGGAACGACAGCGAACCGGACGTACCGAACCGCTGA
- a CDS encoding UPF0058 family protein, giving the protein MHKDELLELHEELVVIMEYFSDREEVDETLFDPYRQLDVDPSHVHKSKSEHKHAVFVLGNALASAMSEDEFSSAGRIGKRMKELAEDAESKI; this is encoded by the coding sequence ATGCATAAAGACGAACTCCTCGAGCTCCACGAAGAACTCGTCGTCATCATGGAGTACTTCTCGGATCGCGAGGAGGTCGACGAAACGCTGTTCGATCCCTACCGCCAGCTCGATGTCGATCCTTCGCACGTCCACAAGTCCAAGAGCGAGCACAAACACGCCGTCTTCGTCCTCGGGAACGCGCTGGCGAGCGCGATGAGCGAAGACGAGTTCTCGAGCGCCGGTCGAATCGGCAAGCGGATGAAAGAACTCGCCGAGGACGCGGAATCGAAAATATAG
- a CDS encoding ABC transporter ATP-binding protein: MANGQLLTTAAEDGDRDLTTEETVLELDGIAKRFGSEDVIGNLSLSVRDGEILTLLGPSGCGKTTTLRLIAGLEKPNAGQVRLQNEPVAGDGRFVPPEERGVGVVFQDFALFPHLTARENVAFGLQDWADADRESRVDDLLELVGLADHGEDYPDELSGGQQQRIALARSLAPEPEMLLLDEPFSNLDVDLRVEMREEVRRIIKETGVTAVSVTHDQEEALSISDRVAVMNDGDIEQIDTPQQVFQQPESRFVAGFLGHASFLSGDVHGDHVDTALGRVLRDDVNGLAHHYDGTAVDLLVRPDDVTASPAEGSEADGRVVYRRYLGPTVLYRVELDGGQTIECMHNHSDRIDLDERVDVRVTADHELAWFPADHREERDADADAVSAGAD, from the coding sequence ATGGCGAACGGACAACTGCTCACAACGGCGGCCGAGGATGGAGATCGGGACCTGACGACCGAGGAGACGGTTCTCGAACTCGACGGCATCGCGAAACGATTCGGTAGCGAGGACGTCATCGGAAACCTCTCACTGTCCGTCCGTGACGGCGAAATCCTGACGCTGCTTGGCCCATCCGGCTGTGGCAAGACCACGACGCTCCGGCTGATCGCCGGCCTCGAGAAACCCAACGCCGGCCAGGTCCGACTCCAGAACGAACCCGTCGCGGGCGACGGTCGCTTCGTCCCGCCGGAGGAACGCGGCGTCGGCGTCGTCTTCCAGGACTTCGCGCTCTTTCCGCACCTGACCGCCCGCGAGAACGTCGCGTTCGGCCTCCAGGACTGGGCGGACGCCGATCGAGAGTCCCGCGTCGACGACCTCCTCGAGCTCGTCGGGCTCGCAGACCACGGCGAAGATTACCCCGACGAGCTATCGGGCGGCCAGCAACAGCGGATCGCGCTCGCGCGCTCGCTGGCACCCGAGCCCGAGATGCTGTTGCTCGACGAGCCGTTCTCGAATCTGGACGTCGATCTGCGAGTCGAGATGCGCGAGGAGGTCCGCCGGATCATCAAGGAGACCGGCGTCACCGCCGTCTCCGTCACGCACGATCAGGAGGAGGCCCTCTCGATCTCCGATCGAGTGGCCGTGATGAACGACGGCGACATCGAACAGATCGATACCCCACAGCAGGTCTTCCAGCAGCCCGAATCGCGGTTCGTCGCCGGCTTCCTCGGTCACGCGAGTTTCCTCTCGGGCGACGTCCACGGCGATCACGTCGACACCGCACTCGGCCGTGTCCTCCGTGACGACGTCAACGGACTTGCACACCACTACGACGGCACCGCCGTCGACCTGCTCGTGCGCCCCGACGACGTGACGGCCTCTCCCGCAGAGGGATCGGAGGCCGACGGTCGCGTCGTCTACCGGCGCTATCTCGGTCCGACCGTCCTCTATCGCGTCGAACTCGACGGCGGGCAAACCATCGAGTGCATGCACAACCACTCCGATCGAATCGACCTGGACGAGCGCGTCGACGTTCGCGTCACCGCAGACCACGAACTCGCCTGGTTCCCCGCCGACCACCGCGAGGAACGCGATGCGGACGCCGACGCGGTTTCCGCCGGCGCTGACTGA
- a CDS encoding DUF7527 domain-containing protein: MDPRTQQRVEEWDSRPFGGGFDGLSDLADTDFSGAVSAAGTWLFMLNGRIIGIVDGDIEEFETASGTKYEAPDPSLPLLCTMEERGGETRAQYYTNETPLREVDETLQSGSFTGYIELSENVLSGDYYVVYYGGRRMAAAYIGNAERLLTGEEAFDRAADEVGIYEVTDVEIEVTDVPGADPASPSAADSGDEPDASSISESAGAGTVGSATDASVSDRDDSSDDSTGSGIEPIDVSSTDPVGTDDVTDDDSPQGITADDSSPLMGDLDLTDDPMGITTTDETESTESGLTEPSVDPTPDSSPDSAEAEAEDGGQTGAKDVAQRGQRGERDDGRTTSRAVEEPTSEPLTDESADADRSTDDSVDSTGSADESTGTAQSTDEPAVTEPSSITDDGGRQTPSSAEGETLEVVADEATAEETGGDDTATGAATSPDLAEVEAAAEELDRNDITWVDDEGSAGTPGGDESASETQSGESTPAEEEDGYLEEQLEREEAWRETRRIPSIDPDNEAPTADASGADDRSRRASRSSAASGSGTGSRPTASTGTRTETTPSERGTESSSSTATSSETRGTRSQEQSAREESSQSRSTGSADEGTENRDRKRVAALTEKVETLQEQRDALVAKAEELETERDRLRSENDELSATVERLQSRIEDLETELERERARTADSAGAGADATAGPQLSPQRALSGTNLFVRYTSKSQPTLETAHDGDADRSEVASNLRLEHHTQFESTDATVDGEPYDEFLASSMEHRFVDWLTEMLLYEIRDTGNANGLVDLYDAIPRIDRAELDATISLADDDTDDVPDEVTFDIVVYDKMGNPLVLVTLNDSREPAAKGMLEGLEEAASAVKANYPDLAAAIAVTSSYFEPGALEVAEQATSGGFLSRGSKLSYVNLSRKDGYHLCLVESRSEGFHMNVPEL, from the coding sequence ATGGACCCGCGCACCCAACAGCGCGTCGAGGAGTGGGATTCCCGCCCGTTCGGCGGCGGTTTCGATGGCCTCTCCGATCTCGCTGACACTGATTTCTCGGGTGCCGTCTCCGCGGCCGGCACGTGGCTCTTTATGCTCAACGGCCGCATTATCGGCATCGTCGACGGCGATATCGAGGAGTTCGAAACCGCTTCGGGCACGAAGTACGAGGCCCCCGATCCGTCGCTGCCCTTGCTCTGTACGATGGAGGAACGCGGCGGCGAGACACGGGCGCAATACTACACCAACGAGACGCCGCTCAGGGAGGTCGACGAGACCCTCCAGAGTGGCTCGTTTACCGGCTACATCGAACTGAGCGAGAACGTACTCAGCGGCGACTACTACGTCGTCTACTACGGCGGGCGGCGCATGGCCGCCGCCTACATCGGGAACGCCGAACGGCTGCTCACCGGCGAGGAAGCCTTCGACCGGGCGGCCGACGAGGTCGGCATCTACGAGGTGACCGACGTCGAGATCGAAGTGACCGACGTCCCAGGAGCCGACCCAGCGTCCCCGTCGGCGGCCGATTCGGGCGACGAACCCGACGCGAGTTCGATCTCGGAGTCGGCCGGGGCCGGGACGGTCGGATCCGCGACCGACGCCAGTGTCTCGGACCGGGACGACTCGAGCGACGATTCGACGGGGTCGGGAATCGAGCCGATCGACGTTTCGAGCACCGATCCGGTCGGCACGGACGACGTGACCGACGACGACTCTCCCCAGGGCATCACCGCCGACGACTCGTCGCCGCTCATGGGCGATCTCGATCTCACGGACGATCCGATGGGGATCACGACGACTGACGAAACGGAGTCGACCGAATCCGGGCTCACCGAGCCGTCCGTCGACCCGACTCCCGATTCCAGCCCCGATTCGGCCGAAGCCGAGGCCGAGGACGGCGGGCAAACCGGAGCCAAGGACGTCGCCCAACGGGGTCAACGGGGCGAGCGAGACGACGGTCGAACGACCTCACGCGCGGTCGAGGAACCGACGTCCGAGCCGCTGACGGACGAATCGGCTGACGCCGATCGATCGACGGACGACTCGGTCGACTCCACCGGATCGGCGGACGAATCGACTGGAACGGCCCAATCGACGGACGAACCGGCCGTGACCGAGCCGTCGTCGATCACTGACGACGGCGGACGGCAGACTCCGTCTTCGGCCGAGGGAGAGACGCTCGAGGTGGTGGCCGACGAAGCGACCGCGGAGGAAACGGGCGGCGACGATACCGCGACCGGCGCGGCGACGAGCCCCGATCTGGCGGAGGTCGAAGCAGCGGCCGAAGAACTCGATCGAAACGACATCACGTGGGTCGACGACGAAGGAAGTGCGGGCACCCCGGGCGGTGACGAATCCGCCAGCGAGACCCAATCCGGTGAGTCGACCCCGGCGGAAGAGGAGGACGGATATCTCGAGGAGCAACTCGAGCGCGAGGAAGCGTGGCGCGAGACGCGGCGGATCCCGTCGATCGATCCGGACAACGAGGCACCGACGGCGGACGCCTCGGGTGCGGACGATCGCAGTCGGCGAGCGAGCCGATCCTCGGCCGCGAGCGGTTCGGGGACCGGCTCTCGCCCGACCGCGTCGACCGGGACACGAACTGAGACGACCCCGTCGGAGCGAGGGACGGAGTCGTCGTCATCGACCGCGACTTCGTCGGAAACTCGCGGGACGCGATCACAGGAGCAATCGGCTCGAGAGGAATCGAGCCAGTCTCGGTCCACGGGATCGGCCGACGAAGGGACCGAGAACCGGGACCGAAAGCGGGTCGCGGCACTCACCGAGAAAGTCGAGACCCTCCAGGAACAACGCGACGCCCTCGTGGCGAAAGCCGAGGAACTCGAGACCGAACGCGATCGGCTCCGATCGGAGAACGACGAACTGTCCGCGACCGTCGAACGGCTCCAGTCCCGAATCGAGGATCTCGAGACGGAACTGGAGCGAGAACGGGCGCGCACGGCCGATTCGGCCGGGGCGGGTGCCGACGCGACCGCGGGCCCCCAGCTCTCGCCCCAGCGAGCGCTCTCGGGGACGAACCTCTTCGTCCGGTACACCTCGAAGAGTCAACCGACCCTCGAGACGGCCCACGACGGCGATGCCGACCGCAGCGAGGTTGCCTCGAACCTGCGGCTCGAACATCACACGCAGTTCGAATCGACCGACGCGACGGTCGACGGGGAGCCCTACGACGAGTTCCTCGCGTCGTCGATGGAGCATCGGTTCGTCGACTGGCTCACCGAGATGCTCCTCTACGAGATCCGCGACACCGGCAACGCGAACGGACTGGTCGACCTCTACGACGCCATTCCCCGCATCGATCGGGCCGAACTCGACGCGACCATCTCGCTTGCGGACGACGACACCGACGACGTTCCCGACGAGGTGACGTTCGACATCGTCGTGTACGACAAGATGGGGAACCCGTTAGTCCTCGTTACCCTCAACGACTCGCGAGAGCCCGCGGCCAAGGGCATGCTCGAGGGGTTGGAGGAAGCCGCCTCCGCGGTGAAGGCGAACTATCCGGATCTCGCGGCGGCGATCGCGGTTACATCGAGTTACTTCGAACCCGGCGCGCTCGAGGTAGCCGAGCAAGCGACCAGCGGCGGCTTCCTCAGCCGTGGCTCGAAGCTGAGTTACGTCAATCTCTCGCGGAAGGACGGCTACCACCTCTGTCTGGTCGAATCGCGATCGGAAGGGTTCCACATGAACGTCCCCGAACTGTAG